In the genome of Microcoleus sp. FACHB-831, one region contains:
- a CDS encoding DUF6658 family protein → MNKLIAWLRNIQISRIVTTFAAGILLFISTACNSGSTMANPVNPVKTADQIREEVPSGAVTSEYKGGMNDYSDLDPRFDNSGAQTKAKALVDKTERNVIDQTDDLGTNTKRILDKKGENAADFGKNLKGSTDETKDKTQESVRDFVKGTQRGTENLKDNTADVAKDAAKGTKQATEDAKGSTKSFASDAKENIKNAGSDQIDKADNARESAGGYLQKKVNEAANSAKQALNKAVDDVD, encoded by the coding sequence ATGAACAAATTAATCGCTTGGTTGAGAAACATACAAATCAGTCGAATTGTCACCACTTTTGCGGCAGGCATTTTACTGTTTATTAGCACCGCTTGTAATAGTGGTAGCACGATGGCAAATCCAGTAAACCCGGTGAAGACAGCAGACCAAATTCGGGAAGAAGTTCCCTCTGGCGCTGTGACTTCTGAATATAAAGGCGGGATGAACGACTATAGCGATCTCGATCCCCGATTTGATAACTCAGGTGCTCAAACCAAAGCTAAAGCTCTGGTAGACAAAACCGAGCGCAACGTCATCGACCAGACCGATGATTTGGGAACAAACACCAAGCGGATACTGGACAAAAAAGGTGAGAATGCTGCTGACTTTGGCAAGAATTTAAAGGGAAGCACAGACGAAACCAAGGATAAAACCCAGGAATCAGTTCGCGATTTCGTTAAGGGAACCCAGCGGGGAACTGAAAACCTCAAGGACAATACGGCTGATGTAGCCAAAGATGCTGCTAAGGGTACGAAGCAGGCAACTGAAGATGCGAAGGGAAGTACTAAGAGTTTCGCATCAGATGCCAAAGAAAATATTAAAAACGCAGGTTCAGACCAAATTGACAAAGCGGATAATGCACGAGAAAGCGCTGGTGGATATCTGCAAAAAAAGGTCAATGAAGCTGCTAACAGCGCAAAGCAGGCTTTGAACAAGGCAGTTGATGACGTTGATTAA
- a CDS encoding DUF6658 family protein — translation MKKLTDLFKKVRLGQILTVFLAGVLLFTSTACNSGDSLGARPENPPVQMGGNNNPHKGGGDGYTNYKASTDPKAKNSAGSDRDRADLQLMYNQAIAANIESDAKDVLYPGSEGTQTDSPDIGPRGENYLEKEATQIPARRQPIPQGNVYEKVGEAFKDATSFIKDKSDEAGERPELQSNPALHK, via the coding sequence ATGAAAAAATTGACTGATTTGTTTAAAAAAGTGCGATTGGGGCAAATATTGACAGTTTTTTTAGCAGGCGTGTTGCTCTTCACTAGCACAGCTTGTAATAGTGGAGATAGCCTTGGCGCACGTCCCGAAAACCCTCCAGTGCAAATGGGAGGTAACAATAATCCTCACAAGGGTGGTGGAGACGGCTACACGAATTATAAAGCATCTACCGATCCGAAGGCTAAGAACTCAGCGGGTAGCGATCGCGATCGCGCGGATCTACAGTTAATGTACAACCAGGCGATCGCCGCTAATATTGAGAGCGATGCCAAAGATGTATTGTACCCCGGTAGCGAAGGCACCCAAACTGATAGTCCTGATATAGGCCCGCGTGGAGAAAACTACTTAGAAAAGGAAGCAACGCAGATTCCGGCGCGTCGTCAACCCATACCACAGGGTAACGTCTACGAGAAAGTAGGAGAAGCCTTCAAAGATGCCACATCTTTCATAAAAGATAAGTCCGATGAAGCAGGAGAGCGACCTGAATTGCAGAGCAACCCAGCTTTGCACAAGTAA
- a CDS encoding WGxxGxxG family protein, translating to MKHSDLSKVVGAGVLSLSLAMMPLTQPASAQTNTGSGSDNTTTVDNTSRQGSYSATDNRDDGFDWGWLGLLGLIGLAGLARKREEPVRYREPDEASRTTTRY from the coding sequence ATGAAACATTCTGATTTGTCTAAAGTTGTTGGTGCTGGCGTTCTTAGCTTGAGTTTAGCTATGATGCCCTTGACCCAACCAGCAAGCGCCCAAACCAACACTGGTTCTGGTTCTGATAATACAACTACTGTAGATAATACATCTCGCCAAGGCAGTTACAGTGCCACTGACAACCGCGATGATGGTTTTGATTGGGGATGGTTAGGATTGCTGGGCTTGATTGGCTTGGCAGGTTTGGCTCGTAAGCGTGAAGAACCCGTGCGTTACCGCGAACCCGACGAAGCAAGTCGCACTACCACCAGATACTAA
- a CDS encoding lysylphosphatidylglycerol synthase domain-containing protein produces MAKALKDHAAEVSAIRITGAGWANIAIALCLTLLAHTWAGWVWNLILQSLQQPVQPGWVLQVYLKTNLAKYLPGNVWHYYGRILAVTSHGGDLGAATLSVLLEPLLMAAAALLIALLGTQQEQWGLQVISLAVVCLAVHPRILNPAIQFLSRMKGKSKEPKTGSSFHLKSYPLLPLLGELGFLVLRGAGFLFVLLAVTPINPNQIPTLFSAFSMAWLLGLVVPGAPGGIGVFEATATALLNQHFSPGLILSAVALFRVVSILAEVVAAGMATASDRLLKKP; encoded by the coding sequence TTGGCAAAGGCTCTTAAAGACCATGCGGCAGAAGTTTCCGCAATTAGGATTACTGGTGCGGGTTGGGCAAATATAGCGATCGCCCTATGCCTAACCTTGCTGGCTCACACTTGGGCGGGATGGGTGTGGAACTTGATTTTGCAATCTTTGCAGCAACCCGTTCAGCCGGGATGGGTGCTGCAAGTTTACCTGAAAACCAACCTTGCCAAATACCTACCAGGGAATGTCTGGCACTATTATGGACGCATCTTGGCAGTTACATCGCATGGTGGCGATTTAGGTGCTGCAACTCTCAGCGTATTACTCGAACCCCTCTTAATGGCTGCTGCTGCTTTGTTGATTGCTTTGCTTGGCACTCAGCAAGAGCAATGGGGTTTGCAAGTTATCAGTTTAGCTGTAGTTTGCCTTGCTGTTCATCCCCGAATTTTGAATCCAGCGATTCAATTCTTGAGCCGCATGAAGGGAAAATCAAAGGAGCCAAAAACAGGCTCCTCATTCCACCTAAAGAGCTATCCGCTTTTGCCTTTGTTAGGAGAATTGGGCTTTTTGGTACTTCGCGGTGCAGGGTTTTTGTTTGTTTTGCTGGCAGTAACGCCGATTAATCCCAACCAGATACCAACTTTATTCAGTGCGTTTAGTATGGCATGGTTGTTGGGTTTAGTCGTACCGGGCGCACCGGGGGGTATTGGGGTTTTTGAAGCAACGGCTACAGCACTTTTAAATCAACATTTTTCTCCTGGTCTTATCCTCAGCGCGGTCGCTCTTTTTCGCGTTGTAAGTATTCTTGCAGAGGTGGTGGCGGCTGGAATGGCGACGGCAAGCGATCGCTTGCTCAAAAAACCTTAA
- a CDS encoding M48 family metallopeptidase, whose product MPTYTGISSEAFRHPLDRQAEQALRSVPGFDIIAGKFVEFVSERPNFIYQLGNSIQVGPRQYGSIYGLFRECVRTLDIYPEPTLFISQTPLANAFALGQERPFIVLNSGLLDLLTEAELRAVVAHELGHLKCGHTTLTQMAIWALQAINLIGNATFGISRLVSTGLILAFYEWSRKAELSADRAALLVMDDLNPVMHCMMKLAGGSVQHVNESSLEEFIRQSDNYQELDQDGLNQVYKFLLYNNVAQGVFLSHPFPVERLRYIREWATSEEYRQIRQGNYQRASAEGAVNVSSETPTNNEVEALRRQLEELQREIDRIRSQSKDS is encoded by the coding sequence ATGCCTACTTATACAGGAATTTCAAGCGAAGCCTTTAGACATCCCCTCGACCGCCAAGCCGAGCAAGCCTTACGCAGCGTGCCCGGATTTGATATTATTGCTGGCAAGTTTGTGGAATTTGTCTCTGAGCGCCCAAATTTTATTTATCAGCTGGGCAATAGCATTCAAGTTGGGCCGCGTCAGTATGGCTCAATTTATGGGTTATTTAGGGAATGCGTGCGGACTTTAGACATTTACCCAGAGCCAACTCTATTCATATCTCAAACTCCCTTAGCTAACGCCTTTGCCCTCGGACAAGAAAGACCCTTTATTGTCTTGAACTCCGGTCTTCTAGACTTGTTAACTGAAGCTGAACTCCGCGCAGTAGTAGCGCATGAATTAGGACATCTTAAATGCGGTCATACTACTTTAACTCAGATGGCAATTTGGGCGCTGCAAGCAATCAATTTAATAGGTAATGCAACATTTGGCATCAGCAGACTGGTCAGCACTGGTTTAATTTTGGCCTTTTATGAGTGGAGCCGCAAAGCAGAATTATCAGCAGATCGAGCTGCTTTATTGGTAATGGATGATTTGAATCCAGTAATGCATTGCATGATGAAACTTGCTGGCGGCAGCGTTCAGCATGTTAACGAAAGCAGCCTAGAGGAGTTCATTCGGCAATCTGATAATTACCAAGAACTCGATCAGGACGGATTGAACCAAGTGTATAAGTTTTTACTTTATAATAACGTAGCTCAAGGAGTGTTTCTCAGCCATCCCTTTCCAGTCGAACGCCTGCGCTATATCCGAGAATGGGCAACTTCAGAAGAATATCGCCAAATTCGCCAGGGTAATTACCAGCGAGCGTCAGCTGAGGGAGCAGTTAATGTATCATCAGAAACACCAACAAATAATGAAGTAGAAGCATTGCGCCGTCAACTTGAGGAGTTGCAACGGGAAATTGACCGCATTAGATCTCAGTCAAAAGATTCCTAG
- a CDS encoding LysR family transcriptional regulator, producing MKHATLHQLKVFEAVARVGSFTRAAEELFLTQPTVSMQVKQLTKTVGLPLFEQVGKRLYLTDAGRELLTTCREVFDRLSQFEMTIADLKGLKQGRLRLAVITTAKYFVPRLLGPFCLRYPGIDISLQVTNHERIQARLSDNLDDLYILSQLPEHMDVTCHPFLENPLVVLAPHDHPLALEKNIPLKRLAQEPFIMREPGSGTRSSVQKLFDEHGISVKVRLDLGSNEAIKQAIAGGLGISVLSRHTVGLENSSQLTILDVESFPIRRYWYIVYPAGKQLSVVARTFFEYLLDEAQQVARIDS from the coding sequence TTGAAGCACGCAACCCTGCACCAGCTAAAGGTTTTTGAAGCCGTTGCCCGCGTAGGCAGCTTTACCCGTGCGGCTGAGGAACTGTTTCTCACCCAACCCACCGTCTCCATGCAGGTGAAGCAGCTAACTAAGACAGTCGGCTTGCCCCTGTTCGAGCAGGTGGGCAAGCGATTGTATCTGACAGATGCGGGTAGGGAACTGTTGACGACTTGCCGGGAAGTTTTCGACAGGTTATCTCAGTTCGAGATGACCATAGCCGATCTCAAAGGACTGAAGCAAGGACGCTTGCGGCTAGCAGTTATTACAACGGCAAAGTATTTTGTCCCTCGTTTGTTAGGCCCGTTTTGCCTTCGTTACCCTGGGATTGATATTTCCTTACAAGTGACGAACCACGAACGGATACAGGCACGCCTGAGCGATAATTTGGACGATTTGTATATTCTCAGCCAACTACCTGAGCATATGGATGTCACTTGCCACCCGTTTCTGGAAAACCCCTTGGTGGTGTTGGCACCTCACGATCATCCACTGGCCTTAGAGAAAAATATTCCCTTAAAACGCCTTGCCCAGGAGCCTTTTATCATGCGCGAACCAGGTTCGGGTACGCGATCTTCGGTACAAAAACTGTTCGATGAACATGGCATTTCAGTGAAAGTCAGGCTGGATTTAGGGAGTAATGAGGCAATTAAGCAAGCGATCGCAGGTGGTTTAGGAATATCTGTTCTATCTCGCCATACTGTGGGACTGGAAAACAGCAGTCAACTCACCATTTTAGATGTGGAAAGTTTTCCAATTCGGCGTTATTGGTATATAGTTTATCCCGCAGGCAAACAGCTCTCTGTTGTAGCCCGTACTTTTTTTGAGTATTTGTTGGATGAAGCACAGCAGGTTGCTCGCATAGACAGTTAA
- a CDS encoding carbon dioxide-concentrating mechanism protein, translating to MESHKQGIVPYQPSKQADKFKDTALGLVSASSFPAIVGTADMMLKSAGVTLMGFEKIGSGHCTAIVRGGISDVRLAVQSGVETAEQFGCLISSLIIARPMPNLEAILPIGSRLSHALEEERYSRLSNQAVGLLETRGFPALVGACDAMLKAANVQLASYEKIGDGLCTAIIRGKVADVAVAVDAGMREAERIGEFHALMVIPRPLDDLEQSLPVASCWIEEKPKPLMLPVNVKEVEKELIELPDLAKLPLPMKEEL from the coding sequence ATGGAGTCACACAAGCAAGGGATTGTCCCCTATCAGCCCTCAAAGCAAGCGGACAAGTTTAAGGACACTGCCCTCGGCTTAGTCTCTGCGAGCAGTTTTCCCGCGATTGTTGGTACAGCTGACATGATGCTCAAGTCAGCCGGAGTGACTCTCATGGGGTTTGAAAAAATTGGCAGCGGTCACTGCACCGCCATTGTGCGCGGCGGCATTTCCGATGTCCGTTTAGCAGTGCAATCGGGTGTCGAAACAGCCGAACAATTTGGCTGTCTGATTTCTTCCCTCATCATTGCGCGACCGATGCCAAATTTGGAAGCCATACTTCCCATCGGCTCTCGCTTATCCCATGCCCTTGAGGAAGAACGCTACAGCCGCCTGAGCAATCAAGCCGTTGGTTTATTAGAAACACGCGGATTTCCGGCTTTGGTTGGAGCCTGCGACGCCATGCTCAAAGCCGCTAACGTCCAGCTCGCCTCCTATGAAAAGATTGGAGATGGTTTGTGTACCGCCATTATCCGAGGCAAAGTTGCAGATGTCGCAGTTGCTGTAGATGCAGGTATGCGCGAAGCCGAGCGAATTGGCGAATTCCACGCCTTAATGGTAATTCCTAGACCTCTTGATGATTTGGAGCAAAGCCTGCCCGTCGCCAGTTGCTGGATAGAAGAAAAACCCAAACCCTTAATGTTGCCCGTGAACGTCAAGGAAGTGGAAAAAGAACTTATAGAACTGCCTGATTTAGCAAAATTACCTTTACCTATGAAAGAAGAATTATAA